The genomic DNA ATTGATGTTGATGCAGTCATCGTTAATTTTGGCTTTGTTTCCTCACTCGGTCCAATTAAAGAATGGGGCTTAAATATTGAGAAAAACTCCATTATCGTTAACTCTAAAATGGAAACAAATATTCCAGGTGTGTATGCTGCTGGAGATATTTGCACTTATGAAGGTAAAGTAAAACTAATTGCCTGCGGTTTCGGCGAGGCTCCGACTGCGGTTAATAATGCAAAGGCATATATTGATCCAAAAGCAAGAGTACAGCCTTTACATAGTTCTTCTATGTTTAAATAAGTAAAAAAGATGGGGTCAGATAATGTAGGTCGTAAGATTAAATGATCATCACATTGGTCTGACCTCCAATTTTTTAGCATTCCTCTGGAGTACCTTCGTTCGTTACCGTTCTAAACGATGAACCACAGCCGCATGATGCGATCGCATTCGGATTATCGATAGTAAATCCTCCGCCCATTAGGGATTCTTTGTAATCAATTGTTGTCCCTCCTAGGATTAGTTTACTTTCTTGATCAACAACAACTTTCACACCGTGCTGTTCGAAGTGGACATCGTCTTCTTTTATTTCATGATCAAAACCCATGCCATAAGATAATCCACTGCAGCCGCCCCCTTTTACAGCAACCCGTAAGTAGGCACCTTCTTCATCGTTTTGCTTCATCATATTTTTTATTTGAATAGCTGCTGCCTCAGTTAATTTAATGATATTCGTCAATGAGATCTCCTCCTTTATTCGAGGTCCTTTACATTAATAGTATATACACTACATCAATTGTACTCAACTGAATAAACTGGATTTATGAACTACTCGCCACTCATCAATTTTTGCTAGTTGTTTTTTCCTTGTTCTTTTAGCTTATACTCTAAAAATAGCAGTAAACATACCCCAACCATTATCATAAACGCTTTTACCAAAGTGAAGGGCTTGAGATATACCTTTATGTTTAAGTCCTCGATCCCTATAGTAATTATTCCCAATCCGAACAAACA from Bacillus aquiflavi includes the following:
- a CDS encoding HesB/IscA family protein; translation: MMKQNDEEGAYLRVAVKGGGCSGLSYGMGFDHEIKEDDVHFEQHGVKVVVDQESKLILGGTTIDYKESLMGGGFTIDNPNAIASCGCGSSFRTVTNEGTPEEC